A stretch of the Rhinoderma darwinii isolate aRhiDar2 chromosome 3, aRhiDar2.hap1, whole genome shotgun sequence genome encodes the following:
- the LOC142750646 gene encoding olfactory receptor 1500-like, which translates to MRGPQDAGSTGELFLRACTEACFRNRRENNLTLVTEFFLLGFQVSHGIRISLFCLFSMVYCGTIYGNLLIIILVSTSKNLHTPMYFFISQLSISDISVTTDIVPYLLHILLSNGGTITFIICITQFYFLCTSEAFECLLLPVMSYDRYVAICNPLRYTSIMTNQHCVILTVICWLLGYSFSLIFITTTTRLIFCGPNIIDHFLCDIVPLLEIACSDTFNVHLEIYVVGIPVVFIPTTIIVMSYTNIILAILRIPSSIGRQKAFSTCSSHLIVVSIFYWTLFGVYVFPTKGQTVIISKILSLLYTVITPLVNPIIYSLRNTDILKAVQETHHKRSIW; encoded by the exons ATGAGAGGTCCTCAGGATGCCGGCAGCACGGGGGAGCTGTTCCTGAGAGCGTGCACGGAGGCATGCTTCAGGAACAGAAGA GAAAATAATTTGACGTTGGTCACTGAGTTTTTCCTCTTAGGATTTCAAGTCAGCCATGGTATAAGAATTTCACTATTCTGTCTTTTCTCTATGGTTTATTGTGGGACAATATATGGAAACCTCCTGATCATCATCCTGGTGTCCACCAGCAAGAACCTCCACACTCCAATGTATTTCTTCATCTCACAACTGTCCATCAGTGACATCTCTGTAACCACAGATATTGTCCCTTACCTGCTTCACATTTTACTGAGTAACGGGGGGACCATAACTTTTATTATCTGTATTactcagttttattttttatgcacCTCGGAAGCATTTGAATGTCTTCTTCTCCCAGTGATGTCTtatgacagatatgtggccatctgTAACCCCCTCCGTTACACCTCCATCATGACAAATCAACATTGTGTGATATTGACCGTCATCTGCTGGTTGCTTGGATATTCCTTTAGTTTGATTTTCATCACTACAACAACAAGGCTAATATTTTGTGGACCAAATATCATTGACCATTTCTTATGTGACATTGTCCCTTTACTAGAAATCGCCTGTTCTGATACCTTCAATGTTCACTTGGAGATTTATGTAGTCGGCATTCCAGTTGTCTTTATTCCGACCACAATCATTGTAATGTCTTATACTAATATCATTCTAGCAATCTTAAGGATTCCGTCCAGCATTGGTAGacagaaagccttctccacctgtagctcccacctcatTGTGGTCTCCATATTTTACTGGACTCTCTTCGGTGTTTATGTTTTCCCAACTAAAGGACAAACAGTCATCATCAGTAAGATCCTATCCCTGCTCTACACTGTGATTACTCCTTTAGTCAACCCAATTATATACAGTCTGAGAAATACAGACATCTTGAAAGCTGTGCAGGAAACACATCATAAGCGTTCGATCTGGTGA
- the LOC142750647 gene encoding olfactory receptor 10A7-like encodes MIYPIMMSTEKPINSTKARPRLSEAQKLVEKEKNLTVVTEFFLVGFQGSQGVRFSLFCFLLVIYCGTIYGNLLIIIIVSISKNLHTPMYFFISQLSISDILLTSDVVPKMLHILLYNGGTITFIGCMAQFYFFCVSETFECFLLTVMSYDRYVAICNPLRYLSIMTSFCSMKLAATCWLLGFLISLMDTYTSSLLTFCGQNIIDHFYCDLVPMLEIACSDTFNFQLQNFLISIPILIIPTIIIIVCYVQIISTILNIPSNISRQKAFSTCSSHIIVVSIFYCSLFIVYVLPTKGQSSTISKSLSLLYTVFTPLMNPMIYSLRNKDIRKAIEKTIYSYSHVAVLSF; translated from the exons ATGATTTATCCAATCATGATGAGCACAGAGAA GCCAATTAATTCTACTAAAGCCAGGCCACGATTATCTGAGGCTCAGAAGCTGGTAGAGAAG GAGAAAAATCTGACTGTGGTCACAGAGTTTTTCCTTGTAGGCTTTCAGGGCAGCCAGGGGGTAAGATTTTCCCTGTTCTGTTTTCTCCTTGTGATTTACTGTGGGACAATATATGGAAATCTCCTGATCATCATCATAGTGTCAATCAGCAAGAACCTCCACACTCCAATGTACTTCTTCATCTCACAACTGTCCATCAGTGACATCTTGTTGACCTCAGACGTTGTCCCCAAGATGCTTCACATTCTCCTATATAACGGGGGAACCATTACTTTTATTGGCTGCATGGCTCAGTTTTATTTCTTCTGTGTCTCAGAAACATTTGAATGTTTTCTCCTCACAGTGATGTCCtatgacagatatgtggccatctgTAACCCCCTCCGTTACCTCTCTATAATGACAAGTTTCTGTAGTATGAAATTGGCCGCCACCTGTTGGTTACTGGGCTTTTTAATTTCGCTCATGGACACCTACACATCTTCACTTTTAACGTTTTGTGGacaaaatatcattgaccatTTCTACTGTGATCTTGTTCCCATGCTAGAAATTGCCTGTTCTGATACCTTCAATTTCCAACTACAAAACTTCTTAATAAGCATTCCCATACTTATCATCCCAACCATAATAATCATAGTGTGTTATGTACAGATTATATCCACCATCCTAAATATTCCTTCCAATATCAGTAGacagaaagccttctccacctgtagctcccacaTCATTGTGGTCTCCATATTTTACTGCTCTCTGTTCATTGTTTATGTTCTTCCAACAAAAGGACAATCATCGACCATCAGTAAGAGCCTATCCCTGCTCTACACTGTATTTACTCCATTGATGAACCCCATGATATACAGTCTGAGAAATAAAGATATTAGGAAAGCCATAGAGAAAACAATTTATAGTTACTcacatgtagcagtgctgagtttttAG